Part of the Pseudarthrobacter sp. NBSH8 genome is shown below.
ACCGGATGACGTACGGGTCCTACGCGGTTGACTACCTCAGCAACTGGGCGGGGCCGCGGTACCTGGGCGACCTGGTCAACCGCAGCGGCGGGGACCTTTTCAAGGACGGCGAAGTCAGCCACATGGCCGACGTGAAAATTGTCATCCTCTCGGCCTTTGGTGGGGGAGCACTCCTGATTGTCCTCAGCCTCGTGGCCATCGCTTACCTGCGCCGCCGGAGCACCGGCGGAGTGCGCCGCGGACTGTTCGCAGGATCCATCGTTGCGCTGGCGATCATCCTGAGCCTTGGCGCGCTGGCCGTGCTCGGCTGGCAGCAGTTCTTCACCGAGTTCCACCGGATCTTCTTCGCCAGCGGTTCCTGGACCTTCGCCCTGGAAGACACCCTGATCAGGCTGTTCCCGGGCCAGTTCTGGATCGATGCCGGCACTGTCATCGCAGCACTGGTCCTCTTGGCAGCCCTCGTGACGCTCATCCTCACCTGGCCCACGCGCCGCCGTCGCGGGCTGGCCAAGGATGACCAGGACGCCGCTGAGGTGCAGCCCTAAGCGGCTGCTCAGCCCTTGGAGTAGCGGTCTGCTACTTGCGGCCCGTGATGGTCAGGAAGCCCTCAGGGTCCAGTTCGCCGAGGTCTCCGGTCCTGAAGAACCCGTCCAGGAAGGCCCGGGCGGTGGCGGCTTCGTTGGCATGGTAACCCTTGAACACGCCGATCCCCTTGACCAGCACTTCGCCGTCCTCGGCCACGCGAATAGTGGTGCCCGGCAGGGGGATGCCCACGCTGCCCACCCTGGTCCGGGCGGGAGTGTTGGATGTGCAGGGCGCCGTTGTTTCGCTCAGCCCGTAGCACTCAAGGACCTGGATCCCGGCGCCGCGGAAGAAGTGCACGTCCTCAGGCGACAGGGGGCCCGAGCCCGATACCGCGTAGCGGACCCGGCCGCCCAGAAGCTGGCGGAGCTTCGGGTACGCCAGTCGGTTAATGACGGCATGCCGCGCCCGCAACGCCCGTCCCGGTACGCTGCCCCGGCCGCGGGCAGCGTTGTCCTGTGCTGTGGAGAAGCGGACGGCGGCGGCCGACGCAGCCCTGAAGATCCCGGCGTTTACTGACCCGGCAGCCTGGTGCGCGGCCTCCGCCCGGACCTTCGCGAAGATCCGGGGCCCCGCCAGGAGGAACGTGGGTTTGAACGTGCCCAGAGCCGCCGGCAGATCAGCCGGACCGGTGACATGGCCCACGGTAGCACCGGCATGGAGGCACGCAACCTGGGCGGCGTGGGCGGGCACATTGGCCAGCGGCAGGAACATCAGGGTGCACGCATTCTGCGCCTTGATGATGTCCGGGAGAAATGCAACGGCGTTGACGGCCACGAGCGCGAAGTTGCCGTGGGTGATCTCGCAGCCTTTGGGATGTCCGGTGGTCCCGGAGGTGTAGACCAGGGACGCGACGTCGTCCAGGCCTGCGGCGGAGCGGTGGCGTTCCAGCTCGGCATCCGTGACGCCCATTCCGGCGGCCGAGACGCTGGCGAGGTTCGGTGCAGCGCCATGGTCATCCATCCTCACCAAGGCGACCAGCCGGTCCTTAAACAGCGCGGAGGTCTCCAGGATGCCCTTAATCATCGCCACCTTGCCGCGGTCTTCGGCGAACACCCGCCGCGCGCCGGAGTGGTGCAGGATCCACTCCATCTGGCCGGGGGTCGAGGCCTCGTCGATGGGAACGCTCACGCCGCCGGCAAACCAGATGGCGAAGTCCACCAGCGCCCACTCATAGCGGGTGGCGGACATTATTGCCACGGTGTCGCCGGGCTCCAGGCCGCCGGCGATCAGTCCTTTGGCCAGGGCGCACACATCGTGCAGGAATTTCTGCGCCGGAACGTCGGTCCAGCCGTTGGGGCCTTTGCGCGCGTAGAGGGCGTGAGCCGGGTTGGCGGCCTCCCGCTGGCGCAGGAGATCGGTGACATTGCTGCCGGGCTCCAGTTCCACCAGGAGTTTTGTGCTTGCTTCTCGCACGGGTGGCGTCTCCGTTCCGCTGCCTCAACGCAGTTCGCGGCCGGTCAGGGTCTGATGCAATCCTGCCTTAGATCCAGGACGGCATCCACATCCGGAAGCGCCATTCCTGGTAGGGGATGGTCTCCGCCGTCCACACCGGGTAGAAAAAAGCGGACAGCAGGACTGCCCCGGCGACGAAGAGTGCCACCAGGTAAACACCGGAGCGCCGGCGCCAGAGGGGGTCGGTGTCCCGGCCCAGGACAAGGCCCAGGCAATACACCAGCGCGAGCACCAGGAAAGGCTCAAAGGAGACTGCGTAAAAGAAAAACATGGTCCGCTCCGGGTACATGAACCACGGCAGATAGCCGGCACCCACACCCGCGAGGATCGCGCCTGCACGCCAGTCACGGCGCCCTGCCCACCAGAACAGCAGGACCACCAGCGAGATGGCCGCTCCCCACCAGATCATCGGGTTCCCCACCGAGAGGATGGCAGAGGCGCAGTTAGGCACGTCGCATCCCGGGACGCCCTGCTCCGGTTTCTGGTAGAAGAACGACGTCGGCCGGCCCATCACCAGCCAGCTCCAGGCGCTTGCCTCGTAGGGGTGTTCGGAGCCCAGCCCCTGATGGAATTTGTAGGCCTCCAGGTGGTAATGCGCCAGGGAACGCAGGGAGTCAGGCAGCCAGCCCCACTCCGCGGAGGGGTTACTCTGGGCCCACTGCCGGAAGTAGGCGCCCTCGGAACGGAACCAGCCCGTCCAGGTGGCGGTGTAGACCACCACGGCAACAGGAACCATGCTGGCGAAGGCCTGGAGCCCGTCCTTGATGACTCCGCCGCTGACCCAACCGCGGATTCCCGCGACGCGCCGTGCATTGAGGTCCCACAGGACCGTCAGCACCCCGAAGCCGGCGAGGAAAAACAGGCCCGACCATTTGGTGCCCACCGCGAGGCCTATGCACACTCCCGCGGCGAGACGCCACCAGCGGATCCCCAGCCATGGTCCCGCCAGCAGCTGACGGGGTGAGGGCTGGCCCTTCGGGGACGCGGCCGCGTGGCGTCCGAGCCGTGCGGCCAGCCGCCGTCGACCGTCATCGTGGTCCAGCAGCAATGCTCCGAAGGCCGCCAGGATCCAGAACATCAGGAAGATGTCCAGGAGTGATGTCCGCGACATCACCAGGTGGTGGCCGTCGACGGCGAGCAGCAGGCCCGCGGCCGCAGCCAGCGGTAATGAGCGGAACAGTTTCAGCGCAATCAGCGTGAGCAGCAGGATGGACAGGGTTCCGGTCAGTGCGGCCGCGAACCGCCAGCCGAACGGATTATCGGCCCCGAACAGCCACATGCCGCCGGCGATCATCCACTTGCCCACGGGCGGATGGACCACGTACTCGGGAGTGTCCAGGAGGATGGCCGGGTTGCCCGCATTGAATGAGTCGTTGGCCTTGTCCGGCCAGCCCCGTTCGTAGCCGCTGACCAGGTAGGAGTAGGCGTCCTTGACGTAATACGTTTCATCGAAGACCAGGCTGTGCGGCGTGTCCAGCCGGACAAAGCGGAGGACGCCCCCGAGCGCGGAAGTCAGGGCAGGAACCAGCCAGAACCAGAGACGCAGCGACGGCGGGTAATCCCGCCAGCCGCGGGTGCTTCCGATCAGGCGCTCGCGGAGGGCTGCAGACGAGAAGGCCTTCGCCGGACGGGCGATCCAGGGGCCTCGTTCCGGCTGGTTGGTTTGGCCGGCCTCGGCAGGCCGCATGGAGGTCTGCGTCACGAGCCCCATGCTACCTTTTGCAGCTTGGGCCCCCTGCCAGCAGTACGCTGGGGGAGTGGACCCTAACCCCAGCACCTTCGCCGATTCCCGCCCTGCAGAACCTTCCGTTGCCGCCGGGGAGGAACCAGCGACAGAGACGCAGGTGACAGCGGACCCGGCTG
Proteins encoded:
- a CDS encoding dolichyl-phosphate-mannose--protein mannosyltransferase yields the protein MGLVTQTSMRPAEAGQTNQPERGPWIARPAKAFSSAALRERLIGSTRGWRDYPPSLRLWFWLVPALTSALGGVLRFVRLDTPHSLVFDETYYVKDAYSYLVSGYERGWPDKANDSFNAGNPAILLDTPEYVVHPPVGKWMIAGGMWLFGADNPFGWRFAAALTGTLSILLLTLIALKLFRSLPLAAAAGLLLAVDGHHLVMSRTSLLDIFLMFWILAAFGALLLDHDDGRRRLAARLGRHAAASPKGQPSPRQLLAGPWLGIRWWRLAAGVCIGLAVGTKWSGLFFLAGFGVLTVLWDLNARRVAGIRGWVSGGVIKDGLQAFASMVPVAVVVYTATWTGWFRSEGAYFRQWAQSNPSAEWGWLPDSLRSLAHYHLEAYKFHQGLGSEHPYEASAWSWLVMGRPTSFFYQKPEQGVPGCDVPNCASAILSVGNPMIWWGAAISLVVLLFWWAGRRDWRAGAILAGVGAGYLPWFMYPERTMFFFYAVSFEPFLVLALVYCLGLVLGRDTDPLWRRRSGVYLVALFVAGAVLLSAFFYPVWTAETIPYQEWRFRMWMPSWI